Proteins encoded in a region of the Mucispirillum schaedleri ASF457 genome:
- the uvrB gene encoding excinuclease ABC subunit UvrB: protein MEFKISSEYEPAGDQIEAIEQIVSSYKAGAKRQVLLGVTGSGKTFTMANVIERLQVPTLIIAHNKTLAAQLYGEFLKFFPDNAVEYFVSYYDYYQPEAYIPSSDTYIEKDSAINEEIEKLRNRATRSLIERRDVIIVASVSCIYGLGSPETYATMIQHFEAGNDYNFDDVLMKLVQVRYERNDIDFHRGVYRVKGDTIEIFPSHEDETAYRLEFFGDTLDRISEFNAITGKTLNELTELSVYPNTHYVTNTITVDSVIEQMKKDLLERCAEFVSQNKLLEEQRLTQRTMFDIEMIKETGYCTGIENYSRYFDGRAAGSTPYTLISYLPKDALVIIDESHITIPQVRGMYNGDRSRKMTLVDFGFRLPVALDNRPLKFDEFDSRVNNVLYVSATPDRYEIEQAQGVIAEQIIRPTGLMDPEIEVRPARTQVDDLYAEILKVTGEGGRVLVTTLTKRMAEELTRYYKDMGIKVEYLHSEIDTLQRIKIITSLRLGEFDVLVGINLLREGLDIPEVKLVAILDADKEGFLRSTKSLIQTIGRAARNAEGRAIFYGDKISGAMQQTIDETVRRRAKQQAYNDAHGITPETVKSAISDILSSIYEKDYFTVEVNDSFDVKLSGKTDKDIEMLEKKMYKASEDLDFETAAKLRDLIFELKAKK, encoded by the coding sequence TTGGAATTTAAAATATCATCAGAGTATGAACCAGCAGGAGACCAGATAGAAGCTATAGAGCAGATTGTATCATCATATAAAGCAGGTGCAAAGCGGCAGGTGTTATTAGGTGTTACAGGTTCAGGCAAAACATTTACTATGGCAAATGTTATAGAAAGGTTGCAGGTGCCTACATTAATTATAGCACACAATAAAACTCTTGCTGCTCAGCTTTATGGTGAGTTTCTTAAATTTTTCCCAGATAATGCAGTAGAATATTTTGTAAGTTATTATGATTATTATCAGCCTGAAGCATATATTCCATCAAGTGATACATATATAGAAAAAGATTCTGCAATTAATGAAGAAATAGAAAAGCTAAGGAATAGAGCAACCCGCTCATTAATAGAAAGGCGTGATGTTATTATTGTTGCATCAGTTTCATGTATATATGGGCTTGGCTCTCCAGAAACTTATGCAACTATGATACAGCATTTTGAAGCAGGAAATGATTATAATTTTGATGATGTATTAATGAAGCTTGTGCAGGTCAGGTATGAAAGAAATGATATAGACTTTCACAGGGGAGTATACAGAGTAAAAGGGGATACTATTGAGATATTTCCAAGTCATGAAGATGAAACTGCATACAGGCTTGAATTTTTTGGCGATACTCTTGATAGAATAAGTGAATTTAATGCAATTACAGGCAAAACATTAAATGAGCTTACAGAGCTTTCTGTATATCCTAACACCCACTATGTAACAAATACCATTACAGTAGACAGTGTTATAGAGCAGATGAAAAAAGACCTGCTTGAAAGATGTGCTGAATTTGTAAGCCAGAATAAACTGCTGGAAGAACAAAGGCTTACTCAAAGAACTATGTTTGATATAGAAATGATTAAGGAGACCGGCTACTGCACAGGCATAGAAAACTATTCCAGATATTTTGACGGCAGAGCAGCAGGCTCAACACCTTATACATTAATAAGCTATCTTCCAAAAGATGCACTTGTTATAATAGATGAAAGCCATATTACAATACCACAGGTGCGGGGCATGTATAATGGGGACAGGTCTAGAAAAATGACATTAGTTGATTTTGGTTTTCGTCTGCCTGTTGCTCTTGATAACAGACCTTTAAAGTTTGATGAGTTTGACAGCAGAGTAAATAATGTTTTATATGTAAGTGCAACACCAGACAGGTATGAAATAGAGCAGGCTCAAGGGGTAATTGCAGAGCAGATTATCAGGCCGACAGGACTTATGGACCCAGAGATAGAAGTGCGGCCTGCAAGAACTCAGGTAGATGACTTGTATGCAGAAATATTAAAGGTAACAGGTGAAGGTGGCAGAGTGCTTGTTACTACACTAACTAAGCGAATGGCAGAAGAGCTGACAAGATACTATAAAGATATGGGTATAAAAGTGGAATACCTGCACTCTGAAATAGATACTTTGCAGCGGATAAAAATAATAACATCACTTCGTCTTGGTGAATTTGATGTGCTTGTAGGCATTAACCTTTTGCGGGAAGGCTTAGATATTCCAGAAGTAAAACTTGTGGCTATACTTGATGCTGATAAAGAAGGGTTTCTTCGCTCTACAAAGTCACTTATTCAGACAATAGGAAGAGCTGCCAGAAATGCAGAGGGCAGAGCTATTTTTTATGGTGATAAAATAAGTGGAGCAATGCAGCAGACAATAGATGAAACGGTAAGACGCAGAGCAAAACAGCAGGCATATAATGACGCACATGGCATTACACCTGAAACTGTTAAAAGTGCAATAAGTGATATTTTATCATCTATTTATGAAAAAGATTATTTTACTGTTGAAGTCAATGATAGTTTTGATGTAAAATTAAGTGGTAAAACAGATAAAGATATTGAAATGCTTGAAAAGAAAATGTATAAAGCATCAGAAGATTTGGATTTTGAAACAGCTGCTAAGCTGAGAGATTTAATATTTGAGCTGAAAGCTAAAAAATAG
- the cysE gene encoding serine O-acetyltransferase, protein MTVFKTLYEDIKTVLERDPAARSALEVFCCYSGFHALTMHRVSHWLWHHKLKSFARFNAMLARFFTGVEIHPAAKIGRHFFIDHGMGVVIGETAEVGDDVTIYHGVTLGGVSLKKEKRHPTIGNNVVIGAGAKVLGPFRVGDRVRIGANSVVLHEVPDDATVVGVPGRITGDIKRQDMFNHTELPDPVANAFNCIVDRIVEMEKEIQTIKKNDR, encoded by the coding sequence ATGACAGTTTTTAAAACATTATATGAAGATATTAAGACAGTTTTAGAGAGAGACCCTGCAGCAAGAAGTGCATTAGAAGTATTTTGCTGCTATTCTGGTTTCCATGCTTTAACTATGCATAGAGTTTCTCACTGGCTTTGGCATCATAAACTAAAATCATTTGCCCGTTTTAATGCTATGCTTGCCCGTTTTTTTACAGGTGTAGAGATACACCCTGCAGCTAAAATTGGCAGGCATTTTTTTATTGACCATGGTATGGGTGTAGTAATTGGTGAAACTGCAGAAGTAGGCGATGATGTCACTATTTATCATGGGGTAACATTAGGCGGTGTTTCTTTAAAAAAAGAAAAACGCCACCCAACAATAGGCAATAATGTTGTTATAGGTGCTGGTGCTAAAGTATTAGGACCTTTTAGAGTAGGGGATAGAGTGCGTATTGGTGCAAATTCTGTTGTGCTGCATGAAGTGCCAGATGATGCTACTGTTGTAGGTGTGCCGGGCAGGATTACTGGGGACATTAAAAGGCAGGATATGTTTAACCATACTGAGCTTCCAGACCCAGTTGCTAATGCTTTTAACTGTATTGTTGACAGGATTGTGGAAATGGAAAAAGAAATTCAAACAATCAAAAAAAATGATAGATAA
- a CDS encoding DMT family transporter, whose translation MSSAFALIVISAVFHAAWNLLVKTSADKVAYNVHIQVATAVFITSYTVLFFPEAFYFHKPTFIYALLSSFFFALYQHFTAISYKYADVSLVYPITTSSPFFIMIWAYFILDEHVTPFGILGIVLVLAGCYIMNITKGKGNKSGLYGILTALLAAFLYSFGAMADKMGVESVNTHLYIMLMADFMSFYSVLFTIISHRKSVTLHRKVSVPVQWKLVILGGLAMSASTITYRLGLIDMQISYSSALRQLSSLFGVLMGLFFLKESYGLQRIVGSMVIVAGIMLIRLNM comes from the coding sequence ATGTCTAGTGCATTTGCATTGATTGTGATAAGTGCAGTATTCCATGCAGCATGGAATTTATTAGTTAAGACATCAGCTGATAAAGTGGCTTATAATGTCCATATACAAGTAGCAACAGCTGTATTTATCACAAGTTATACAGTATTGTTTTTCCCAGAAGCTTTTTATTTTCATAAACCTACTTTTATATATGCACTGCTTTCATCATTCTTTTTTGCCCTTTATCAGCATTTTACAGCAATAAGCTATAAATATGCAGATGTATCATTAGTTTATCCAATCACTACTTCATCGCCTTTTTTTATTATGATTTGGGCATATTTTATTTTAGATGAGCATGTTACTCCATTTGGTATTCTTGGTATTGTGTTAGTGCTTGCTGGCTGTTATATAATGAATATAACAAAAGGCAAAGGCAATAAATCAGGTTTATATGGCATATTGACTGCTCTTCTTGCTGCTTTTTTATACTCGTTTGGTGCAATGGCAGATAAAATGGGGGTAGAATCAGTTAATACCCATCTATATATTATGCTTATGGCAGATTTTATGTCATTTTATTCTGTCCTATTTACAATAATAAGCCATCGTAAATCAGTAACACTTCATAGAAAAGTCAGTGTCCCTGTTCAGTGGAAATTAGTTATTCTTGGGGGGCTTGCAATGTCTGCATCTACTATTACATACAGATTAGGGCTTATTGACATGCAGATTTCGTATTCATCAGCTTTAAGACAGTTAAGCTCATTATTTGGTGTGCTAATGGGATTGTTTTTTTTGAAAGAATCTTACGGCTTGCAAAGAATAGTAGGAAGTATGGTAATTGTGGCAGGAATAATGCTTATTCGTTTAAATATGTAG
- a CDS encoding indolepyruvate ferredoxin oxidoreductase subunit alpha encodes MAHIVNQDICTFCTSCMEVCPVSAISEKNDKAWIDADICIDCGACAEECPVEAISPED; translated from the coding sequence ATGGCTCATATTGTAAACCAAGATATCTGTACTTTTTGCACTTCCTGCATGGAAGTATGTCCTGTTAGTGCAATAAGTGAAAAAAATGATAAAGCATGGATAGATGCTGATATTTGCATTGACTGCGGTGCTTGTGCTGAAGAATGTCCAGTTGAAGCTATATCACCAGAAGACTAA
- a CDS encoding DUF2141 domain-containing protein: MKYIKLIMIILLLFQSMCVFAEDERVIMVLEVNNIEKSTGNIMIHLCRNQQEFSGSVPVAYAFFFPAKKNTVTAKINIPKGMYAVKVFHDENENKILDLNAANHPIEKFGFSNNFFGSYSELPPYDKVLINIDKAENFVRINLR, from the coding sequence ATGAAATATATAAAATTAATAATGATTATATTACTGCTTTTTCAGAGTATGTGTGTTTTTGCAGAAGATGAAAGAGTTATAATGGTGCTTGAAGTAAATAATATTGAAAAATCAACAGGAAATATTATGATACATTTATGCAGAAATCAGCAGGAGTTTTCAGGCAGTGTGCCTGTGGCGTATGCTTTTTTCTTCCCAGCAAAAAAGAATACTGTTACTGCAAAAATAAATATTCCTAAGGGGATGTATGCTGTAAAAGTTTTCCATGATGAAAATGAAAATAAAATACTTGATTTAAATGCAGCAAACCACCCAATAGAAAAATTTGGATTTTCTAATAATTTTTTTGGCTCATATTCAGAACTTCCACCTTATGATAAAGTGCTTATAAATATTGATAAGGCAGAAAATTTTGTAAGAATTAATTTAAGATAA
- a CDS encoding RrF2 family transcriptional regulator, whose amino-acid sequence MKITTKSRYAIRAIYALCMLGGDKHPVSILRILEFEDISKKYLEQIFTKLKHVNIIIGSRGVGGGYMLARNPNQINLKEIVNTMDGPLKTEDCGAEGDCRNFSSCAVNWLWAGLEKACDDYLEKITIADMMKQSAAHFAV is encoded by the coding sequence ATGAAAATTACAACTAAAAGCAGATATGCTATCAGAGCTATATATGCCCTTTGTATGCTTGGTGGAGATAAACATCCTGTAAGCATATTAAGAATACTAGAGTTTGAAGACATTTCTAAAAAATATTTAGAGCAGATTTTTACAAAACTAAAGCATGTAAATATTATAATAGGTTCCCGCGGTGTTGGCGGCGGCTATATGCTTGCTAGAAACCCAAACCAGATAAATTTAAAAGAAATAGTTAACACAATGGATGGACCGCTTAAAACAGAAGACTGTGGAGCAGAGGGCGATTGCCGTAATTTTTCATCATGTGCTGTAAACTGGCTTTGGGCAGGGCTTGAAAAGGCATGTGATGATTATTTAGAAAAAATTACAATTGCTGATATGATGAAGCAGTCAGCAGCTCATTTTGCAGTTTAA
- a CDS encoding penicillin-binding protein 1A — MSENKLDNSEDNIPNLSEELSNIANNDDNNNKKQKKRSKLRIILYIIGAVSAFGVIGFVSIIVYVYILSLQLPSTDEFSKFKYTEPMVVYDAKGNIIAELGAERRYPISIEQMPPYVYQSVVAVEDARFYEHSGIDPLGIARAMVSNIKAGKMVEGGSTLTQQLVKVIYLSPERKVKRKIKEAIIAYRLDKELSKDKILELYLNQVNFGRGAYGIQAAAINYFGKEDVKDLTIAEAAMIAGIPKGPSIYAPHLNMKRAVARRNHVLKRMLEVKYITQEEYNAAVNETVKLSESIPLRLRHAGYFMDFVHKYIEEDLKIEDAQNKGIKVFTTLNLDYQIAAEDALIKNLMSIAKREGYKGTLGKILIEDDTDVEQIEDIIDNAVVSEENDNNTVKYVRLDNDVPSYLKDLGYQKAVITEAEKNTLKIKLSDGSEGTINFKDNNWITNAKNARAKSFLDVFAIDDMIYVSPVLKDNISTGVYMIEQNPDLEGAVVSINPQTGEIYAMAGGMSYFKSFFNRAVQARRQVGSTFKPLVYAAAYESGYYPMSVFYDTPVIQKSVKQGEEDWRPKNFDGQFMGEMTLERALQLSNNSITIKLAQAIGIKKIIRYAQMFGFTGEIPADLSVSIGSLSASPLELAVAYSTFSNQGMRPSKPFFVTRVADIDNKTLFEFQKPEMTRVLDEKSASLITDSLVKVVEKGGAWKSRNAVNRILGGKTGTSNDSKDGWFAGVLPNFVTVAWVGYDDYRKMGSYAVGGNTAQNIFIDYFKSINEKVPLALFKAPAGASYFKVNNDMHEITDSLIGNLGYSIYPVDSSNNPTVYDFKK; from the coding sequence ATGTCAGAAAATAAGCTGGATAATAGTGAAGATAATATTCCAAATTTGTCAGAAGAGTTAAGTAATATTGCTAATAATGATGACAATAATAATAAAAAGCAGAAAAAACGCTCTAAACTGCGTATAATTTTATATATTATAGGTGCTGTGTCTGCGTTTGGAGTAATAGGATTTGTATCTATTATAGTATATGTTTATATTCTCAGTCTGCAGCTGCCGTCAACTGATGAGTTCAGTAAATTTAAATATACAGAGCCAATGGTGGTATATGATGCAAAAGGTAATATTATAGCAGAGCTTGGAGCAGAAAGACGCTATCCTATATCTATTGAGCAAATGCCCCCGTATGTGTATCAGTCAGTGGTAGCTGTTGAAGATGCAAGGTTTTATGAGCACAGTGGCATTGACCCATTGGGTATAGCTAGGGCTATGGTGTCAAACATCAAGGCAGGCAAAATGGTAGAAGGTGGCTCCACATTAACTCAGCAGCTTGTAAAAGTAATATACCTTTCTCCAGAAAGAAAAGTAAAGCGTAAAATAAAAGAAGCAATTATTGCATACAGACTTGATAAAGAGTTAAGTAAGGATAAAATATTAGAATTATACTTAAATCAGGTAAACTTTGGCCGTGGTGCTTATGGTATTCAGGCAGCAGCAATAAACTATTTTGGTAAAGAAGATGTAAAAGATTTAACTATTGCAGAAGCTGCTATGATTGCAGGTATTCCAAAAGGTCCTTCAATTTATGCACCACACTTAAATATGAAAAGAGCAGTCGCTAGGCGAAACCATGTGTTAAAAAGAATGTTAGAAGTAAAATATATTACTCAGGAAGAATATAATGCAGCTGTGAATGAAACTGTAAAACTTTCAGAAAGTATTCCTTTACGACTTCGCCATGCTGGTTACTTTATGGATTTTGTTCATAAATATATAGAAGAAGATTTGAAAATTGAAGATGCACAAAATAAAGGTATTAAAGTTTTTACTACATTAAATTTAGACTATCAGATAGCGGCAGAAGATGCATTGATTAAAAACTTAATGAGTATTGCAAAAAGAGAAGGATATAAAGGCACACTTGGTAAAATCTTAATAGAAGATGATACAGATGTGGAGCAGATTGAAGATATTATAGATAATGCAGTAGTAAGCGAAGAAAATGATAACAATACTGTTAAATATGTGCGTCTTGATAATGATGTGCCTAGCTATTTAAAAGATTTAGGGTATCAAAAGGCTGTTATTACAGAAGCAGAAAAAAATACTTTAAAAATTAAATTAAGTGACGGCTCAGAAGGTACCATTAATTTTAAAGATAATAACTGGATAACAAATGCTAAAAATGCCAGAGCAAAATCATTTTTAGATGTTTTTGCTATTGATGATATGATATATGTTTCGCCTGTATTGAAAGATAATATTTCAACAGGTGTATATATGATAGAACAAAATCCAGACTTAGAAGGGGCTGTTGTATCTATAAACCCACAGACTGGTGAAATATATGCTATGGCTGGTGGTATGTCATATTTTAAATCATTTTTTAATAGAGCAGTGCAGGCAAGAAGACAGGTAGGCAGCACATTTAAGCCACTGGTTTATGCAGCAGCTTATGAAAGTGGATATTATCCTATGAGTGTATTTTATGATACACCTGTTATTCAGAAAAGTGTAAAACAAGGCGAAGAAGACTGGCGTCCTAAAAACTTTGACGGTCAGTTTATGGGGGAAATGACACTTGAAAGAGCGTTACAATTATCAAATAACTCTATAACTATAAAACTTGCACAGGCAATAGGCATTAAGAAAATTATAAGATATGCACAAATGTTTGGTTTTACAGGAGAAATTCCTGCTGATTTATCTGTAAGTATTGGCAGCCTTTCTGCATCTCCGCTTGAGCTTGCTGTTGCTTATTCTACTTTTTCAAATCAAGGCATGAGACCTTCAAAACCATTTTTTGTTACAAGGGTAGCAGATATAGATAATAAAACTTTATTTGAATTCCAAAAACCTGAAATGACTCGTGTGCTTGATGAAAAATCTGCATCGTTAATTACAGACAGTTTAGTAAAAGTTGTGGAAAAAGGTGGTGCATGGAAAAGCAGAAATGCAGTAAACAGAATACTTGGTGGAAAAACTGGCACATCAAATGATTCAAAAGACGGCTGGTTTGCTGGAGTGCTTCCAAACTTTGTAACTGTTGCATGGGTTGGTTATGATGATTATAGAAAAATGGGAAGTTATGCTGTTGGGGGAAATACTGCCCAGAATATATTTATAGATTACTTTAAAAGCATAAATGAAAAAGTGCCACTTGCTCTTTTTAAAGCTCCAGCAGGTGCATCTTATTTTAAAGTAAATAATGATATGCATGAGATAACTGACTCGCTTATTGGAAATCTTGGATATTCTATTTATCCAGTTGACAGCAGCAACAATCCAACAGTATATGATTTTAAAAAGTAG
- a CDS encoding sigma-54-dependent transcriptional regulator has translation MYNENIENINKFNLQKTAEEQQHAKYKSRSIANSSAKMKRIYDLVEVVAPIDVSIHITGEDGCGKDKLAEYIHSQSGRTGNFIIINPVELNDIVGSLGFSKVYDYFKKAEKGTLYISDIASANAKLQEYLLNSIIKIEQELGMFSPRFISSTNRNLTELSRQQRFNQRLRDSFAIIINIPPLRERKEDIVDLIRIIMRDLGYFGQKSIPISEEAEEMLQSYDWPGNVRQLVNTIYHAVNHTSSGMIVLSSLPKDVRKKQGFVEAEINTINELYKFARGLIESGIHSEAINPYEEYCKTIERPLIQAALDMTKGNRSQAAQLIRINRNTLHKKIQTYDMEE, from the coding sequence ATGTATAATGAAAATATAGAAAATATTAATAAATTTAATTTGCAGAAAACAGCAGAAGAGCAGCAGCATGCAAAATATAAGAGCAGAAGCATTGCAAATAGTTCTGCAAAAATGAAAAGAATATATGATTTAGTGGAAGTTGTTGCACCTATTGATGTAAGCATACATATTACAGGAGAAGATGGCTGCGGCAAAGACAAGCTGGCAGAATATATCCACAGTCAAAGCGGAAGAACTGGCAATTTTATAATAATTAACCCTGTAGAATTAAATGATATAGTTGGGTCTCTTGGTTTCAGTAAAGTATATGATTACTTTAAAAAGGCAGAAAAAGGCACGCTCTATATTTCAGATATTGCCTCAGCTAATGCAAAACTTCAGGAATACCTGCTTAATTCTATTATTAAAATAGAACAGGAATTAGGTATGTTTTCTCCAAGATTTATTTCTTCTACCAATAGAAACTTAACTGAGCTTTCCCGCCAGCAAAGGTTTAACCAAAGGTTAAGGGACAGTTTTGCTATTATCATAAATATACCACCTTTAAGAGAAAGAAAAGAAGATATAGTAGATTTAATACGAATAATTATGCGTGATTTAGGATATTTTGGTCAGAAAAGCATACCAATATCTGAAGAAGCAGAAGAAATGCTGCAAAGCTACGACTGGCCGGGTAATGTCCGACAGCTTGTAAATACAATATATCATGCAGTAAATCATACAAGCAGTGGTATGATAGTGCTGTCATCTTTACCTAAAGATGTTAGGAAAAAACAGGGATTTGTTGAAGCAGAAATAAACACTATTAATGAACTTTATAAATTTGCCCGCGGATTAATAGAAAGCGGCATTCATTCAGAAGCTATTAATCCTTATGAAGAATACTGCAAAACTATAGAAAGGCCCTTAATACAGGCAGCTCTTGATATGACAAAAGGCAACAGGTCTCAAGCAGCTCAGCTTATCAGAATAAATAGAAATACACTGCATAAAAAAATACAAACTTATGATATGGAAGAGTAA
- a CDS encoding cysteine desulfurase family protein, translating to MAIYFDNSATTRVDPEVVKAMLPFFSEYYGNISSIHLIGRQVHPYEEQARKSVAKLINASPDEIVFTASGSESDNLAIIAAARAYKHKGKHIITSSIEHKAVLETFKFLENYEGFEVTYLPVDKYGLIDMDYYKNAVRDDTILVSCMLANNEIGTIEPVKEMAAFANSKGIIFHTDAVQAAGKIHIDVNELGIDLLTFSGHKIYAPKGIGVLYVDIELREKLKPIIHGGQQERGLRAGTENIPYIIGLGKACDIIMERQDTEILHIKKLRDTFEKKVLENIPDTYVNGHHRLRVPSISDIVFRYIEGEALMVYAQEVCCSAGSACTSAATNPSHVLSAIKVNDVDIHGALRFSFGRFNTMEEVNRAVEVLKDSVEKLRKMSPLYNK from the coding sequence ATGGCTATTTATTTTGATAACAGTGCAACAACCAGAGTTGACCCTGAAGTTGTTAAGGCAATGCTGCCTTTTTTTAGTGAATATTATGGTAATATTTCAAGTATCCACTTAATAGGCAGGCAGGTGCATCCCTATGAAGAACAGGCAAGAAAATCAGTTGCAAAATTAATAAATGCATCACCAGATGAAATTGTTTTTACTGCCAGTGGCTCAGAATCAGATAACCTTGCAATTATAGCAGCAGCAAGAGCATATAAACATAAAGGAAAACATATAATAACATCTTCTATTGAGCATAAAGCAGTGCTTGAAACATTTAAGTTTTTAGAAAATTATGAAGGCTTTGAAGTAACATATCTTCCAGTTGATAAATACGGCTTAATAGATATGGATTATTATAAAAATGCTGTAAGAGATGATACTATACTTGTAAGCTGCATGCTTGCTAACAATGAAATAGGCACTATTGAACCTGTTAAAGAAATGGCAGCTTTTGCAAACAGTAAAGGTATTATATTTCATACAGATGCTGTGCAGGCAGCTGGCAAAATACATATAGATGTTAATGAGTTAGGTATAGATTTACTCACCTTTTCAGGCCATAAAATATATGCACCAAAAGGAATAGGTGTTCTTTATGTAGATATTGAATTAAGAGAAAAATTAAAACCTATTATCCACGGTGGTCAGCAGGAAAGAGGGCTTAGAGCAGGCACAGAAAATATTCCTTATATTATTGGTCTTGGTAAAGCCTGCGATATTATTATGGAAAGGCAGGATACAGAAATACTGCATATTAAAAAGTTAAGAGATACTTTTGAAAAGAAAGTTTTAGAAAATATACCAGATACTTATGTGAATGGTCATCATAGATTAAGAGTGCCTTCTATAAGCGATATAGTTTTTAGATATATTGAGGGAGAAGCATTAATGGTATATGCACAGGAAGTGTGCTGCAGTGCAGGAAGTGCATGCACATCTGCAGCAACTAACCCGTCACATGTATTATCTGCAATCAAAGTGAACGATGTAGATATTCATGGTGCACTTCGTTTCAGCTTTGGCAGATTTAACACTATGGAAGAAGTAAATAGAGCTGTGGAAGTTTTAAAAGACAGTGTTGAAAAGCTAAGAAAAATGTCACCATTATATAACAAATAA
- a CDS encoding SLAC1 anion channel family protein, with the protein MSEIQNNTSSSRLQFFPVMMFAVIMGFSGITLAYKKASEVFLLPEIIYQILSYITACIAVIITFIYLLKLIKYPNEVRQEIKHPVRVNFFAAISISMLLISTVFHEYENIALPLFIFGAGMQTFFTFYTITYWLNKNIELAHSNPAWFIPVVGNLIVPIAGDGFADIYLLDFFFSLGIFFWIILTAILFNRIIFHGMLAQKFLPTLAIFIAPPSVGMLSYLKLQGAYDMFAVILFNVALTFGLILLALIKNFYKIKFFISWWAFTFPMAALTMAIITVYEKTSFEYLTFKLLGYVSLIMTSILILIVLIRTIIAVKNGEICVKE; encoded by the coding sequence ATGAGTGAAATACAAAATAACACAAGTTCTTCTCGTTTACAGTTTTTTCCTGTTATGATGTTTGCTGTTATAATGGGGTTTTCAGGTATTACACTGGCTTATAAAAAAGCAAGTGAAGTTTTTTTACTGCCTGAAATAATATATCAGATATTATCATATATTACTGCATGTATTGCTGTAATAATCACATTTATATATCTTTTGAAACTGATAAAATACCCAAATGAAGTAAGACAAGAAATAAAACATCCTGTAAGGGTCAATTTTTTTGCAGCAATATCTATTTCCATGCTTCTGATTTCTACTGTTTTCCATGAATATGAAAATATTGCATTACCTTTATTTATATTCGGAGCAGGTATGCAGACATTTTTTACATTTTATACTATTACATACTGGCTTAATAAAAATATTGAACTTGCTCACTCAAATCCAGCATGGTTTATTCCAGTTGTAGGCAATCTTATAGTGCCTATTGCAGGTGATGGGTTTGCTGATATTTATCTGCTTGATTTCTTTTTTTCTCTAGGTATTTTCTTTTGGATAATATTAACTGCTATCCTTTTTAACAGAATTATTTTTCATGGCATGCTTGCTCAAAAATTTTTGCCAACACTTGCAATATTTATTGCTCCCCCGTCTGTTGGAATGTTAAGTTACTTAAAATTACAGGGTGCTTATGATATGTTTGCAGTTATACTTTTTAATGTGGCTTTAACTTTTGGTTTAATACTTTTAGCATTAATAAAAAATTTCTATAAAATTAAATTTTTCATATCTTGGTGGGCATTTACTTTCCCAATGGCAGCATTAACTATGGCAATTATTACTGTATATGAAAAAACAAGTTTTGAATATTTAACATTTAAACTGCTTGGCTATGTTTCCCTGATTATGACATCTATTTTAATATTAATTGTATTGATAAGAACAATAATTGCAGTTAAAAATGGCGAAATATGTGTAAAAGAATAA